One Tunturibacter gelidoferens genomic region harbors:
- a CDS encoding prolyl oligopeptidase family serine peptidase, translated as MTTNSAVASPSRETTSALTYPTARRVEQTDNYFGTTVSDPYRWMEDVDSSELKTWVDAENEVTQAYLSQVPSRETMQRRLMELINFERYTAPARRGTRYFYSHNSGLQNQNVIYWQEGLEGEPKVLLDPNTFSTDGTVAISGMSVTDDGSMAAYSIADAGSDWVKWHVRDVTTGEDLPDIIEWSKFSGAAWLKDGSGFFYEGYDAPEAEALKAANYFHKVFFHKLGTPQSEDKLVFDRPDDKELNLGAHVTDDGRYLVLYQSKGTSPNNEIAIKDLQQPDSAILRLIKTADATYAPINNDGTLFWLLTTLDAPNGKVISIDLNHPEREHWKTVIPESKNKLSDISIIDNTFIANYLADAQSLIELRSLDGQLIERLKLPAIGTAYGFGGLREDTETFYQFTNFTTPGTIYRLNMKTRQSTLFRQPKLLFDPALYETTQIFYTSKDGTRVPMFVSHKKSLVLNGSAPTLLYAYGGFNVPLMPEFSSAHVMWMEMGGVYAQPSLRGGGEYGEAWHEAGTRLKKQNVFDDFIAAAEWLIANKYTSAAKLATSGGSNGGLLVAACELQRPDLFGAVIAQVGVMDMLRFDKFTIGWAWKEEYGSPSENAEEFAAIYKYSPLHNILQGTAYPATLITTGDHDDRVYPAHSFKYTAALQAAQTGPNPILIRVETRAGHGAGMPLSKRIEATVDQYAFLVRELKVGALGE; from the coding sequence ATGACGACGAACTCTGCTGTTGCTTCGCCCTCCCGTGAAACGACCTCAGCTCTCACATACCCGACCGCTCGCAGGGTGGAGCAGACGGACAACTACTTCGGCACCACGGTCAGCGATCCCTATCGATGGATGGAGGATGTTGATTCGTCGGAGTTGAAGACGTGGGTGGACGCCGAGAACGAAGTGACGCAGGCCTACCTCTCGCAGGTTCCGTCTCGCGAGACAATGCAGAGGCGGCTGATGGAGTTGATCAACTTCGAGCGGTACACTGCCCCCGCGCGTCGTGGGACTCGCTATTTCTACTCGCATAACAGCGGGTTGCAGAATCAGAATGTCATTTACTGGCAGGAGGGGCTGGAGGGTGAGCCGAAGGTGCTGCTTGACCCTAATACCTTCTCAACGGATGGCACAGTTGCCATTAGCGGGATGAGCGTCACCGACGATGGATCAATGGCGGCTTACTCCATCGCAGATGCGGGCAGCGACTGGGTGAAGTGGCATGTCCGCGATGTCACGACGGGAGAGGATCTGCCCGACATCATCGAATGGTCGAAGTTCAGCGGGGCCGCATGGCTCAAAGACGGCAGCGGCTTCTTCTACGAGGGCTACGACGCGCCTGAGGCTGAAGCGTTGAAGGCGGCCAACTACTTTCACAAGGTGTTCTTTCACAAGCTTGGCACACCGCAGAGCGAAGACAAGCTAGTCTTTGATCGTCCCGACGACAAGGAGTTGAACCTCGGCGCGCACGTGACCGATGACGGCCGATACCTGGTGCTCTACCAGTCGAAAGGCACGAGTCCGAATAACGAGATTGCGATCAAGGATCTTCAGCAGCCTGACTCCGCGATTCTGCGGCTGATTAAAACCGCTGACGCGACGTACGCGCCGATCAATAACGACGGCACTCTCTTCTGGCTGCTCACTACGCTCGATGCTCCTAACGGCAAGGTCATCTCGATCGACCTGAATCACCCTGAGCGCGAACACTGGAAGACGGTTATTCCCGAGAGCAAGAACAAGCTGAGCGATATCTCGATCATCGACAACACATTCATCGCGAACTATCTTGCTGACGCGCAGAGCCTGATCGAACTTCGCAGTCTTGATGGGCAGTTGATCGAACGGCTGAAGCTGCCGGCGATCGGCACGGCGTACGGCTTCGGCGGACTGCGCGAGGATACTGAGACCTTCTACCAGTTCACCAACTTTACGACGCCAGGTACGATCTACAGGCTGAACATGAAGACGCGCCAGTCGACACTCTTCCGGCAGCCGAAGCTATTATTCGATCCGGCGCTCTATGAGACGACACAGATCTTTTACACGAGCAAGGACGGCACGCGTGTTCCGATGTTCGTGAGCCACAAGAAGAGCCTGGTTCTGAACGGGAGTGCGCCGACGCTGTTGTATGCGTATGGCGGCTTCAATGTGCCGCTGATGCCGGAGTTCTCTTCTGCGCATGTAATGTGGATGGAGATGGGCGGAGTCTACGCACAGCCCAGCCTGCGCGGCGGCGGCGAGTATGGCGAGGCGTGGCACGAGGCGGGAACACGACTGAAGAAGCAGAACGTCTTCGATGACTTCATCGCCGCAGCAGAGTGGCTCATCGCGAACAAGTACACTTCGGCGGCGAAGCTTGCTACCTCTGGAGGGAGCAACGGCGGCTTGCTGGTGGCGGCCTGTGAGCTGCAGCGTCCCGATCTCTTCGGTGCCGTGATCGCACAGGTTGGCGTGATGGATATGCTGCGCTTCGACAAGTTCACGATCGGCTGGGCGTGGAAGGAGGAGTACGGATCTCCTTCAGAGAACGCAGAGGAGTTTGCCGCAATCTACAAGTACTCTCCACTGCACAATATTCTGCAGGGCACGGCTTATCCGGCGACGTTGATTACAACGGGTGATCATGACGACCGCGTGTACCCGGCGCACAGCTTCAAATACACTGCGGCTCTGCAGGCTGCTCAGACAGGCCCGAATCCGATCCTGATTCGTGTAGAGACCCGGGCGGGGCACGGCGCCGGAATGCCGCTCAGCAAAAGGATTGAGGCGACGGTTGACCAGTATGCGTTTCTGGTGAGGGAGCTTAAGGTGGGGGCACTCGGCGAGTAA
- a CDS encoding VWA domain-containing protein, which produces MRPLLPVLLLSATLPALAQTPAPTDDQSYTLKTQSNVVLVPTTVQTKHGEMIYELKPEQFVVEDNGVPQTVRVDEDTDSLGLSIVVVVQCSRAAGYEYPKLSGLGSMIDGIAGDAPREVAIVTYGSAPLLLGKFSNSVDAMAHALAQLEPCDDPEASTLDAVAYATRLLEARQNHYRHAILLISETRDHGSTAKPAEVVAALGRTNTVVDSVAFGPGKTEVMSDLKYGGGSGPIGLLVMAVNALKKNAAHELAALSGGEYINFTTQRGFDEGLHQLSNHVHNYYLLSFQPHAEANGEPASGMHRIRVRIPDYPEARIRFRESYFAGELDSAAASTN; this is translated from the coding sequence ATGCGGCCTCTCCTCCCCGTCCTCCTGCTCTCGGCCACACTGCCCGCCCTGGCTCAGACCCCCGCGCCGACGGACGACCAAAGCTACACCCTCAAAACTCAATCCAACGTCGTCCTGGTCCCTACCACCGTCCAGACCAAGCACGGCGAGATGATCTACGAGCTCAAGCCAGAGCAGTTCGTCGTTGAAGACAATGGAGTTCCGCAGACTGTCCGCGTCGACGAAGATACCGACTCTCTCGGTCTCTCTATTGTAGTCGTCGTCCAGTGCAGCCGCGCCGCCGGCTACGAGTATCCCAAGCTAAGCGGCCTCGGCTCCATGATCGACGGCATCGCCGGCGACGCCCCACGTGAGGTCGCCATCGTCACCTATGGCTCCGCGCCGCTGCTGCTCGGCAAGTTCTCCAACAGCGTAGACGCGATGGCCCATGCACTCGCGCAGCTCGAGCCCTGTGATGATCCTGAAGCCTCAACGCTCGACGCTGTTGCGTACGCGACGAGGCTCCTGGAAGCCCGCCAGAATCACTATCGCCACGCGATTCTGCTGATCAGCGAGACACGCGACCACGGCAGCACAGCCAAGCCAGCCGAAGTAGTTGCGGCGCTTGGGCGAACCAATACCGTCGTCGACTCGGTAGCGTTCGGCCCAGGAAAGACAGAGGTTATGAGCGATCTCAAGTACGGCGGCGGAAGCGGGCCGATCGGTCTTCTCGTGATGGCAGTCAACGCGTTGAAGAAGAACGCTGCGCACGAGTTGGCTGCGCTGTCGGGCGGCGAGTATATCAACTTCACCACGCAGCGAGGCTTCGACGAAGGGCTCCATCAACTCTCAAATCACGTGCATAACTACTATCTGCTGAGCTTTCAGCCTCACGCCGAGGCCAACGGAGAGCCTGCGTCAGGGATGCACAGAATACGCGTCAGGATTCCGGATTATCCTGAGGCGCGAATTCGCTTTCGTGAAAGCTATTTTGCCGGCGAGCTGGATTCCGCCGCGGCAAGCACGAACTGA
- a CDS encoding adenylosuccinate synthase codes for MNQRKSAVILGAQWGDEGKGKIVDVLSEKFSVVARYAGGHNAGHTVIIKGKKFVLQLIPCGVLRPECKGVIGNGVVLDPMAFLSEVKKLKDAGLPVDDQLFVSNRAQVILPYHRMIELAAENAPGRTKIGTTSRGIGPAYEDKMHRSGLRVVDLLNSALLRTHIENACHEKNTIAHALFGTEPLDPKTMYEEYSRAAEQIAPFVTDTAVMLNHEIDNGGKVMFEGAQGALLDIDHGTYPFVTSSSSTAGGAVTGTGVGPTRIGTVIGVTKAYVTRVGEGPFPTEIHDSTSDLLRARGQEYGAVTGRPRRCGWLDIPLLRYSNMINGTEWLVVTKMDVMDECAEIPVCTGYKINGKLTDVIPADMPGYNAIEPVYTRLKGWNSSTEGITEFDKLPQLAQDYLKFIEQESGAKIGMVSTGPDRDQTMTLPAFEDALKA; via the coding sequence GTGAATCAACGCAAATCAGCGGTTATTTTGGGTGCCCAGTGGGGCGATGAGGGCAAAGGCAAGATCGTCGACGTACTTTCGGAGAAGTTCTCCGTGGTCGCGCGTTATGCAGGTGGCCACAATGCCGGCCATACCGTCATCATCAAAGGCAAAAAGTTCGTCCTGCAGCTGATTCCGTGCGGCGTGCTCCGTCCGGAGTGCAAAGGCGTCATCGGCAATGGTGTTGTGTTGGACCCCATGGCGTTTTTGAGCGAGGTCAAGAAGTTGAAGGATGCGGGTCTGCCCGTGGACGATCAACTCTTCGTGTCGAACCGCGCGCAAGTGATTCTCCCCTACCACCGGATGATCGAGCTGGCCGCGGAGAATGCGCCCGGACGGACGAAGATCGGGACGACCAGCCGCGGCATCGGCCCGGCCTATGAAGACAAGATGCATCGCAGCGGTTTGCGCGTTGTGGATCTGCTGAACTCGGCGCTGTTGCGGACGCACATCGAGAACGCCTGCCACGAAAAGAATACGATTGCTCACGCTCTCTTTGGCACCGAGCCGCTGGACCCCAAGACGATGTACGAGGAGTACTCGCGCGCGGCCGAACAGATCGCTCCCTTTGTGACCGATACGGCGGTGATGCTGAACCACGAGATCGACAACGGCGGAAAGGTCATGTTCGAAGGGGCGCAGGGTGCGTTGCTGGATATCGACCACGGAACGTATCCCTTCGTGACCTCGTCCTCCTCGACGGCAGGCGGCGCGGTGACAGGCACCGGAGTTGGACCAACACGGATCGGCACCGTAATCGGCGTCACCAAAGCTTATGTGACGCGGGTGGGCGAGGGGCCTTTCCCTACCGAGATTCACGACTCCACCAGCGATCTGCTCCGCGCTCGGGGTCAGGAGTATGGTGCGGTCACTGGCCGTCCGCGACGCTGCGGCTGGCTCGATATTCCGCTGCTGCGCTACAGCAACATGATCAACGGGACCGAGTGGCTGGTCGTTACCAAGATGGATGTTATGGACGAGTGCGCCGAGATCCCCGTCTGCACCGGTTACAAGATCAACGGAAAGCTAACAGATGTAATTCCGGCGGATATGCCGGGTTACAACGCAATCGAGCCGGTTTATACCAGGCTGAAGGGCTGGAACAGTTCGACCGAAGGGATCACGGAGTTCGACAAGCTGCCGCAGTTAGCACAGGATTATCTGAAATTTATCGAACAGGAGTCGGGGGCGAAGATTGGAATGGTCTCCACCGGCCCGGATCGCGACCAGACCATGACATTGCCTGCATTTGAAGACGCGTTGAAGGCGTAA
- a CDS encoding phosphoribosylanthranilate isomerase has product MWIKICANTNLDDAQLAAELGADAVGFVFAPSTRRITSAEVAKITPHLPTSIERVGVFHALDAYEIARAAHEAGLTAVQLHSGVDFALLHRLHKLFAGQVSLIQTVHWEVGTEGGGAAIVAAELRRIAADGLVDHVLIDSKVGAALGGTGVSFDWDEARAIFQEAAPELKLIVAGGLRAENVSEAIQNLNPWGIDVASGVESVTGRKSPEKLAAFIKKARESKVDPA; this is encoded by the coding sequence ATGTGGATTAAGATCTGCGCCAACACCAACCTCGACGATGCACAACTTGCCGCCGAGCTGGGAGCCGACGCGGTCGGCTTTGTCTTCGCGCCCAGTACCCGTCGTATCACCTCTGCTGAGGTCGCAAAGATCACACCGCATCTCCCAACCTCCATCGAGCGCGTAGGTGTCTTCCACGCACTTGACGCCTATGAGATCGCTCGCGCCGCGCACGAGGCCGGTCTCACCGCCGTTCAACTCCACAGCGGCGTCGACTTCGCGCTTCTGCATCGCCTCCACAAGCTCTTCGCCGGACAAGTCTCCCTGATCCAGACGGTTCACTGGGAGGTGGGTACCGAAGGTGGCGGCGCGGCGATCGTAGCCGCAGAGCTACGCAGGATTGCGGCGGACGGTCTGGTAGATCATGTTCTGATTGATTCGAAGGTAGGCGCAGCCCTCGGAGGCACGGGCGTCTCCTTCGATTGGGACGAAGCACGCGCCATCTTTCAAGAGGCCGCGCCTGAACTCAAACTGATCGTCGCAGGCGGTCTGCGCGCGGAGAACGTATCAGAGGCCATCCAGAATCTCAATCCCTGGGGCATAGATGTCGCGAGTGGTGTGGAGTCGGTGACGGGCCGGAAGAGCCCAGAGAAGCTTGCTGCATTTATAAAGAAGGCGCGCGAGTCGAAGGTCGATCCCGCATAG
- a CDS encoding HIT family protein: MDRLWTPWRYSYITRSDPQARSGVPSALSAWPPTEAEDKRCVFCNMIAAVDYAVDHGMERIVAEKAAHIVWRGQTCFICLNAFPYSTGHLLLLPYQHLDTLAALPVEVAQELMALAQRSELALREVYHPGGINMGLNLGEAAGAGIADHMHLHALPRWSGDTNFMTVTAETRVLPESLDVTWEKLRLAFKH, translated from the coding sequence ATGGACCGCCTCTGGACGCCCTGGCGCTACAGCTACATCACCCGCTCGGACCCGCAGGCCAGAAGCGGGGTTCCTTCGGCTCTCAGCGCCTGGCCGCCAACCGAAGCGGAAGACAAACGCTGCGTCTTCTGCAACATGATCGCTGCGGTGGACTACGCGGTCGATCACGGAATGGAACGGATCGTCGCAGAGAAAGCGGCGCACATCGTCTGGCGGGGGCAGACCTGTTTTATCTGTCTCAACGCCTTCCCCTACTCCACCGGACACCTGCTGCTGCTGCCGTATCAACATCTGGATACTCTGGCTGCGCTTCCGGTCGAGGTTGCGCAGGAGCTGATGGCTCTCGCCCAGCGTTCAGAGCTGGCGCTTCGAGAGGTTTATCACCCGGGCGGGATCAACATGGGTCTCAACCTGGGGGAGGCTGCAGGAGCCGGCATCGCCGATCACATGCACCTTCATGCGCTGCCGCGCTGGAGCGGAGATACAAACTTTATGACGGTGACAGCCGAGACGCGCGTCCTTCCCGAGTCGCTGGATGTGACCTGGGAAAAGCTCCGACTCGCCTTCAAACATTAA
- a CDS encoding putative quinol monooxygenase, translating into MLSFTVRMTFDQSDRDEISEILCHLTAFSRQEPGCASYIPHLVEGEACTVLIYEQYVDDAALEHHRGTPHFHQYAIGGLYQKMKERQVENLTAVC; encoded by the coding sequence ATGCTTAGTTTTACCGTGCGAATGACCTTCGACCAGTCGGACCGTGACGAGATCTCCGAGATTCTGTGCCATCTTACGGCCTTTTCCCGGCAGGAGCCCGGATGCGCAAGTTATATTCCCCATCTGGTCGAAGGAGAGGCCTGCACGGTTCTTATCTACGAACAGTACGTCGATGACGCAGCGTTGGAGCATCATAGAGGGACGCCTCACTTTCATCAGTATGCGATTGGGGGTCTGTATCAGAAGATGAAAGAACGTCAGGTTGAGAATCTCACCGCTGTTTGTTGA
- the trpC gene encoding indole-3-glycerol phosphate synthase TrpC, whose protein sequence is MPTQLDQILAHTLLQVRARKPVADFGLLESMAAAHIPRGFRAGLQAAAKTGPAIIAEIKKASPSKGLIRSDFYPATLAKTFESSGAAALSILTDEEFFQGSLSYLQQASSVVHIPCLRKDFILDPFQILEARAYGADAILLIVSAHTDAALRDLRDEASSRGLDVLCETHDREEMERAVALGFDLIGVNSRDLRTFSVRTEVLYELAASMPKSAITVAESGIRTAEDIASLRAAGYDAFLIGETLMRQPDPAAALATLLDREYSSDI, encoded by the coding sequence ATGCCCACTCAGCTTGATCAGATCCTTGCGCACACGCTTCTACAGGTAAGAGCTCGCAAGCCGGTCGCGGACTTTGGCCTGCTCGAGAGCATGGCAGCTGCCCACATCCCGCGTGGCTTTCGTGCTGGACTACAAGCCGCAGCTAAGACCGGCCCCGCCATCATCGCCGAGATCAAAAAAGCCTCGCCCTCCAAGGGCCTCATCCGCAGCGATTTTTATCCCGCCACCCTCGCAAAAACGTTCGAGTCCTCAGGCGCCGCGGCTCTCTCCATCCTCACCGACGAGGAGTTCTTCCAAGGCTCGCTCTCCTATCTGCAACAGGCGTCCAGCGTCGTCCACATTCCCTGCCTTCGCAAAGACTTCATCCTCGATCCCTTCCAGATCCTCGAAGCGCGCGCCTACGGAGCCGATGCTATTCTGCTCATCGTCTCCGCGCACACCGATGCTGCACTCCGCGACCTGCGCGATGAAGCCAGCTCTCGCGGCCTCGACGTCCTCTGCGAGACGCACGACCGTGAAGAGATGGAGCGCGCCGTCGCTCTGGGCTTCGACCTCATCGGCGTCAACAGCCGCGATCTGCGCACCTTCTCCGTACGCACCGAAGTTCTCTACGAACTCGCCGCATCGATGCCGAAGAGCGCCATCACCGTAGCCGAGAGCGGCATACGCACCGCCGAAGACATCGCCAGCCTGCGAGCCGCGGGATACGATGCCTTCCTCATCGGAGAAACCCTCATGCGGCAACCCGACCCCGCCGCCGCGCTCGCCACCCTACTGGATCGCGAGTACTCCTCCGACATCTAA
- a CDS encoding nuclear transport factor 2 family protein has protein sequence MGLFGRPIRRSLTGTVVLLAAVAVGWPPQDAFAGHMQPLHEKKHDAKRQVEALEEQWRQAQLAGDVATMDKLLSDDYIGISMTGQVNTKIQQLDRMRTRKFVLTKLDLGEMQVKLVGSIAIVTSRAQVEGTNEGVAVQGTYRYTRVYQRLPSGVWKITSFEATRVPGSRDSGNRDAAAPKATASVPPDGPS, from the coding sequence ATGGGCTTGTTCGGTCGTCCAATTCGTAGGTCGCTGACGGGCACCGTCGTGTTGCTGGCGGCCGTGGCAGTAGGATGGCCCCCGCAGGACGCATTTGCGGGTCACATGCAACCGCTGCACGAGAAAAAGCACGACGCTAAGCGGCAGGTCGAAGCGCTCGAGGAGCAATGGCGACAGGCTCAGCTCGCGGGCGACGTCGCCACGATGGACAAGCTCCTCTCCGACGATTACATCGGCATCTCGATGACCGGCCAGGTCAACACCAAGATTCAACAGCTGGACCGCATGCGAACCCGCAAGTTCGTCCTGACGAAGCTCGATCTGGGCGAGATGCAGGTAAAGCTGGTCGGCTCGATCGCCATTGTGACCTCGCGGGCTCAGGTAGAAGGAACCAATGAAGGCGTGGCGGTCCAGGGGACGTATCGCTATACGCGTGTCTATCAGAGGCTACCGTCGGGCGTGTGGAAGATCACCAGCTTTGAGGCTACAAGGGTGCCGGGATCGAGAGATTCGGGTAATCGCGATGCTGCGGCTCCCAAGGCCACTGCCAGCGTGCCACCGGATGGGCCGTCTTAG
- a CDS encoding response regulator has product MRRRILLVDDEVAVLLTLKAVLEISGFDVDTAASAREGVSKLHTREYQMLITDMRMEHDVAGIEVIKAARSANYHPAVALLTAFPVAEEDWQEMGADQLLVKPMHTRILLQQIEDLIASHERKLAGLNLTSPATTPARPPFKKKAVAKKVVVKRTPPKKAATAKTAAQKKPVAKKAIAKKAAKTSVKTKPARRRAKS; this is encoded by the coding sequence ATGAGACGCCGTATCCTGTTGGTCGATGATGAGGTCGCTGTCCTGCTGACCCTGAAGGCTGTGCTGGAGATCAGCGGCTTTGATGTGGATACCGCCGCCTCCGCACGCGAGGGCGTCTCCAAGCTGCACACTCGCGAGTACCAGATGCTGATCACCGACATGCGCATGGAGCACGATGTCGCCGGCATCGAGGTCATCAAGGCGGCGCGCTCGGCCAACTATCATCCCGCGGTCGCGTTGTTGACGGCCTTCCCCGTCGCCGAAGAGGACTGGCAGGAGATGGGTGCGGATCAGCTGCTGGTCAAGCCCATGCACACACGCATCCTCCTGCAGCAGATCGAAGACCTGATCGCCTCCCACGAGCGAAAACTTGCCGGCCTCAATTTGACGTCACCCGCGACAACGCCAGCTAGGCCACCTTTCAAAAAGAAAGCAGTTGCTAAGAAGGTGGTCGTCAAGAGGACGCCGCCCAAGAAAGCTGCGACCGCGAAGACAGCTGCCCAAAAGAAGCCTGTCGCGAAGAAAGCCATCGCCAAAAAAGCGGCGAAGACCTCCGTCAAGACGAAGCCAGCACGCCGTCGCGCGAAGTCCTGA
- a CDS encoding nuclear transport factor 2 family protein: protein MTNVEGKNVSVVHAYLNALQSGEAGDALRRFFTDDVRQVELPNHLNSRGQVSDLEDILKRSEQGLKILQQQQYEIISEMALGDRVAVEARWTGVLAVALGTMAAGTEMKASFAMFFRFRDERIAMQRNYDCFDP from the coding sequence ATGACGAACGTGGAAGGCAAAAATGTCTCTGTCGTCCATGCTTACCTAAACGCCCTTCAAAGCGGCGAGGCGGGAGATGCTCTCCGACGATTTTTTACGGACGATGTTCGACAGGTTGAGTTGCCAAATCATCTCAACAGCCGCGGGCAGGTCAGCGATCTGGAGGACATCCTAAAACGCAGTGAACAAGGCCTGAAGATCCTCCAACAGCAACAATACGAGATCATCTCGGAGATGGCTCTAGGCGACCGAGTTGCTGTTGAAGCTCGTTGGACTGGAGTTCTGGCAGTTGCGCTTGGAACTATGGCCGCCGGCACAGAGATGAAGGCTTCATTCGCGATGTTTTTTCGCTTCCGCGATGAACGAATTGCCATGCAGCGCAACTATGACTGCTTCGACCCGTAG
- a CDS encoding 30S ribosomal protein S1, translating into MVENHNPDHNESKPLTTETEVLAPEATAAHTDLSSESTSTQQHETAHGASSEAAQHVAPAAAAHQSADHGTVATVTAAADESDDDLNYDAADFAAALANFDREQAAESAAAQNLTAEEVIVTGTVVKITDKHVVVDIGLKSEGLIPLEQVLDIHGVSKFQAGDTVEVVVEREESEGGYLVSYDKALRHKVWDKLEQAANDKTPVKGMVLSRVKGGLTVDIGIKAFLPGSQVEVRPVRNLDGYIGTEIEVRVIKLNKKRGNVVISRKELLEEDQNAKKSVTLATLEEGSVLTGTVKNLTDYGAFVDMGGLDGLLHITDMSWGRLTHPRDLVNVGDEIQVKVLKFDKDKQRVSLGFKQLTPDPWLDATERYPIGAQVRGRVLSVTDYGAFVELEQGIEGLVHVSEMTWSKRMKHPSKMVKPGDEVDTIILSVNPNDRRISLGMKQLQDNPWEQLEDKYPTGAIIEGRVRNLTDFGAFIEIEDGIDGLVHVSNLSWTKRIKHPSEVLKKGEKVRAIVLGVEPENRRLSLGVKQLQPDVWDTFFAQHRVGDVIKGKILRTAQFGAFVEIAEGVEGLCHVSEAINAEGKPVSMDVDSEHEFKIVKMNQEEKKVGLSIRAVGEEASRAEVESYKEREKSPKGNNSGSSSSTSSGNSSSTTLGDLINWKRSESERD; encoded by the coding sequence ATGGTAGAAAACCATAATCCTGACCACAACGAGAGCAAACCCCTGACCACCGAAACGGAAGTCCTAGCGCCCGAAGCGACAGCGGCTCACACAGACCTGTCTTCTGAATCCACCTCAACCCAACAGCATGAGACCGCCCACGGCGCGTCAAGTGAAGCTGCACAGCATGTTGCACCAGCTGCCGCCGCTCACCAGTCTGCAGACCACGGAACCGTTGCCACGGTCACCGCTGCAGCCGACGAGTCTGACGATGATTTGAACTACGACGCTGCTGATTTTGCTGCCGCCCTCGCGAACTTTGATCGCGAGCAGGCCGCCGAGTCCGCCGCTGCCCAGAACCTGACTGCAGAAGAGGTCATCGTTACCGGCACCGTCGTCAAGATCACCGACAAGCATGTTGTTGTCGACATCGGGCTTAAGTCTGAAGGTCTCATCCCCCTGGAACAAGTTCTTGACATCCATGGTGTCTCGAAGTTCCAGGCAGGTGACACTGTTGAAGTTGTGGTCGAGCGCGAAGAGTCCGAAGGCGGTTACCTGGTCAGCTATGACAAGGCTCTCCGTCACAAGGTCTGGGACAAGCTGGAGCAGGCGGCGAACGACAAGACCCCTGTCAAAGGCATGGTTCTTAGCCGCGTCAAGGGTGGTCTCACCGTTGACATCGGCATCAAGGCGTTCCTGCCCGGCTCGCAGGTCGAGGTTCGCCCCGTCCGCAATCTGGACGGCTACATCGGCACCGAGATCGAAGTCCGCGTCATCAAGCTCAACAAGAAGCGCGGCAACGTCGTCATCAGCCGCAAAGAGCTTCTTGAAGAAGACCAGAACGCCAAGAAGTCCGTCACTCTCGCCACCCTGGAAGAGGGCAGCGTCCTGACTGGCACCGTGAAGAATCTCACCGACTACGGCGCATTCGTCGATATGGGCGGCCTCGATGGACTGCTCCACATCACTGACATGAGCTGGGGTCGTCTCACCCATCCCCGCGACCTCGTCAACGTTGGCGACGAGATCCAGGTGAAGGTGTTGAAGTTCGACAAGGATAAGCAGCGCGTCTCGCTGGGCTTCAAGCAGTTGACGCCTGACCCGTGGCTCGACGCGACCGAGCGCTACCCGATCGGTGCGCAGGTTCGCGGCCGCGTTCTGTCGGTCACCGACTACGGCGCGTTCGTTGAGCTCGAGCAGGGAATCGAAGGTCTCGTTCACGTCTCGGAGATGACCTGGTCGAAGCGGATGAAGCATCCGTCGAAGATGGTCAAGCCCGGCGACGAAGTCGACACCATCATCCTCAGCGTCAATCCGAACGACCGCCGCATCTCGCTCGGCATGAAGCAGCTGCAGGACAACCCCTGGGAGCAGCTCGAAGACAAGTACCCGACTGGCGCCATCATTGAAGGCCGCGTTCGCAACCTGACCGACTTCGGTGCCTTCATCGAGATCGAGGACGGGATCGACGGGCTCGTTCACGTCTCGAACCTGAGTTGGACCAAGCGCATCAAGCATCCCTCGGAAGTCCTGAAGAAGGGCGAGAAGGTTCGCGCGATCGTTCTGGGCGTTGAGCCTGAGAACCGCCGCCTGTCGCTTGGCGTCAAGCAGCTTCAGCCGGATGTCTGGGATACGTTCTTCGCGCAGCACCGCGTTGGCGACGTCATCAAGGGCAAGATCCTGCGCACGGCTCAGTTCGGAGCCTTCGTTGAGATTGCTGAAGGAGTCGAGGGCCTCTGCCACGTCTCCGAGGCGATCAATGCCGAGGGTAAGCCAGTCTCGATGGATGTTGACTCAGAGCATGAGTTCAAGATCGTCAAGATGAACCAGGAAGAGAAGAAGGTTGGCTTGAGCATCCGTGCTGTTGGCGAAGAGGCCAGCCGCGCGGAGGTCGAGAGCTACAAGGAGCGCGAGAAGTCGCCCAAGGGCAACAACTCCGGTTCGTCTTCCTCCACCTCTTCGGGCAACAGCAGCAGCACCACGCTCGGCGACCTGATCAACTGGAAGCGCTCAGAGTCCGAGCGCGACTAA